A region of Granulibacter bethesdensis DNA encodes the following proteins:
- a CDS encoding NAD-dependent succinate-semialdehyde dehydrogenase, whose amino-acid sequence MRYATINPYNGEVLKQFPEATDADIARAITDAHAAFQSWRYEPFAERAKVMRSAAAILRSDLDGYARLLTLEMGKLFTEAKLEVELSAKIFEYYADNAEHLLEPEILPVADPAEGKAMIVHEPLGVIMAIEPWNFPYYQIARIIAPQLSAGNTVLLKHAQNVPQCAEAFEALMLKAGLPYGAFLNLFASRDQITTILHDPRVCGVALTGSERAGSAVAATAGAALKKSMMELGGADAFVVLEDADLKKTVDWAVFGRHWNAGQVCVSSKRMIVVDKVYDQFMEGYVKGVAALRAGNPFDPETTLAPLSSQAAADGLKQQIRDAVAQGAKATEVGAPVPNQGAFVQPTILTDINGDNPARHWEFFGPVSMIFRAKDEDDAVRIANDTPYGLGGSVFTADEERGKRVARRIETGMVFINHPTMVKADLPFGGVKNSGYGRELIGLGIKEFVNHKLIDVVDIDAPF is encoded by the coding sequence ATGCGCTACGCGACGATCAATCCCTATAATGGGGAAGTCCTCAAACAATTCCCTGAAGCCACGGATGCGGATATTGCCCGGGCGATCACCGATGCGCATGCAGCGTTTCAGTCCTGGCGTTACGAACCCTTTGCCGAGCGGGCCAAGGTTATGCGCAGCGCCGCCGCAATCCTGCGGAGCGATCTGGACGGCTACGCCCGCCTGCTGACCCTGGAAATGGGGAAGCTGTTCACCGAGGCCAAGCTGGAAGTCGAGTTGTCGGCAAAAATTTTCGAATACTACGCTGACAATGCCGAACACCTGCTGGAGCCTGAGATCCTGCCAGTCGCCGATCCCGCCGAGGGCAAGGCGATGATCGTGCATGAGCCGCTGGGCGTCATTATGGCGATCGAACCGTGGAATTTCCCCTACTACCAGATTGCCCGCATCATCGCGCCGCAGCTTTCCGCCGGGAACACCGTGCTGCTGAAACATGCTCAGAACGTGCCGCAATGCGCCGAGGCCTTCGAAGCGCTGATGCTGAAGGCCGGCCTGCCGTATGGGGCCTTCCTCAACCTGTTTGCCTCCCGCGATCAGATCACCACCATCCTGCATGATCCCCGTGTCTGTGGCGTGGCCCTGACCGGGTCGGAACGCGCAGGCTCCGCCGTGGCTGCCACCGCCGGAGCAGCGCTGAAAAAATCCATGATGGAGCTGGGCGGTGCGGATGCCTTCGTTGTGCTGGAAGACGCCGATCTGAAAAAGACCGTCGACTGGGCCGTGTTTGGCCGCCACTGGAATGCCGGCCAGGTCTGCGTATCCTCCAAGCGCATGATCGTCGTGGACAAGGTTTATGACCAGTTCATGGAAGGCTATGTGAAGGGAGTCGCGGCGCTGCGTGCAGGCAATCCGTTTGATCCCGAAACCACGCTCGCCCCGCTCTCCTCCCAGGCCGCTGCGGATGGTTTGAAGCAGCAGATTCGTGATGCCGTCGCGCAAGGGGCCAAAGCCACCGAAGTGGGGGCTCCGGTTCCCAATCAGGGTGCTTTCGTGCAGCCGACGATCCTGACCGACATTAATGGCGACAATCCGGCACGCCATTGGGAATTCTTCGGTCCTGTCTCCATGATCTTTCGGGCGAAAGATGAGGACGATGCCGTCCGCATCGCCAATGATACCCCATATGGTCTGGGCGGATCGGTTTTTACCGCTGATGAGGAGCGCGGCAAGCGCGTTGCCCGCCGGATTGAGACCGGGATGGTATTCATCAATCACCCGACCATGGTGAAGGCTGACCTTCCCTTTGGCGGCGTCAAGAACTCCGGCTATGGCCGCGAGCTGATCGGTCTGGGCATCAAGGAATTCGTGAACCACAAGCTGATCGATGTCGTCGATATAGACGCGCCGTTCTGA